From Vigna unguiculata cultivar IT97K-499-35 chromosome 5, ASM411807v1, whole genome shotgun sequence, the proteins below share one genomic window:
- the LOC114183708 gene encoding LOW QUALITY PROTEIN: zinc finger protein CONSTANS-LIKE 2-like (The sequence of the model RefSeq protein was modified relative to this genomic sequence to represent the inferred CDS: inserted 1 base in 1 codon), translated as MLEGESAGTWARTCDTCRSAASTVFCRAHNAYLCASCDGRVHHASSSSWHERVWVCEACERAPAAFLCKADAASLCSSCDADIHSANPLASRHHRVPILPIAAGHHSHVEIDVADDDDGADVDDEDETASWLLLNPVKTGTVPNSNNNGFLYSGEVDEYLDLVDNCNSCGDNNHFAATTTTATTADHYGQHHHFDAVSQKSYAGDSVVPVQQHQHFQLGLDFENSKAAFSYNGSISQSISVSSMDIGVVPESPMRDVSISXYKAPKGTIDLFSGPPIQMPSHFSPMDREARVLRYREKKKTRKFEKTIRYASRKAYAETRPRIKGRFAKRTDVEAEVDQMFSTTLITEVGYGIVPSF; from the exons ATGTTGGAAGGAGAATCAGCTGGCACGTGGGCGCGCACGTGCGACACGTGCCGCTCCGCAGCCTCCACCGTCTTCTGCCGCGCCCACAACGCCTACCTCTGCGCCTCCTGCGATGGCCGCGTGCACCACGCGTCCTCCTCCTCTTGGCACGAGCGCGTGTGGGTCTGCGAAGCCTGCGAGCGGGCCCCCGCCGCGTTCCTCTGCAAGGCCGACGCTGCCTCCCTATGCTCCTCATGCGACGCCGACATCCACTCCGCCAACCCCCTCGCAAGCCGCCATCACCGCGTCCCCATCCTCCCCATCGCCGCCGGCCACCACTCTCACGTCGAAATCGACGTCGCCGACGACGACGATGGTGCTGACGTGGATGACGAAGACGAAACCGCTTCCTGGCTCTTGCTCAACCCTGTCAAAACCGGCACTGTCCCTAACAGCAACAATAATGGGTTCTTGTACAGTGGTGAGGTTGACGAGTATTTGGACCTTGTTGATAACTGTAACTCGTGTGGTGACAACAACCACTTCGCTGCAACCACCACCACTGCCACCACCGCTGATCATTACGGTCAGCACCATCATTTTGATGCTGTTTCTCAGAAGAGTTATGCCGGGGACAGTGTGGTTCCGGTTCAGCAGCACCAGCATTTTCAGCTTGGCTTGGACTTCGAGAACTCTAAAGCTGCCTTCAGTTACAATGGTTCTATTAGTCAAAGT ATTTCAGTTTCATCGATGGATATTGGTGTTGTACCCGAATCACCGATGAGGGATGTCTCAATTT CTTACAAGGCCCCCAAAGGGACGATTGACCTATTTTCTGGACCCCCCATTCAGATGCCTTCACACTTTTCTCCAATGGACAGGGAAGCCAGAGTTCTAAGGTacagagagaaaaagaagacaaGAAAATTTGAGAAGACAATCAGGTATGCCTCAAGGAAGGCCTATGCAGAGACCAGACCCAGAATAAAGGGTCGATTCGCCAAGAGAACAGATGTGGAAGCTGAAGTGGATCAGATGTTCTCCACAACACTAATTACAGAAGTTGGATATGGCATTGTTCCCTCTTTCTGA
- the LOC114183282 gene encoding ribosome biogenesis protein BRX1 homolog 1-like — protein MVKKRKRSDSSEVVAQPKKEDAAPERPARTLLGWKDKSQVTDEVDDNNVASPKFRNKEKVLVTCSRRISYRYRHLMLNLVSLLPHCKKDSKVESKETKGATLNELVELKSCSSCLFFECRKGKDLYLWMAKCPGGPSVKFLVSAVHTMEELKLTGNHLKGSRPLLTFSANFEKDAHWKLLKEMLLQIFEIPKDHRKAKPFHDHVFVFSIADDHIWFRNYQISVHHNESDKLPRGGLDKMTLIEVGPRFCLNPIKIFGGSFGGPTLYENPFYVSPNQIRALEKKKKSGKFAKKVKAKTRRKMHEMSNPLEPDEFADMWKD, from the exons ATGGTGAAGAAGAGAAAGCGCAGTGATAGTAGTGAAGTTGTTGCACAGCCCAAAAAGGAAGATGCTGCTCCAGAGAGACCAGCGAGGACCCTTCTGGGTTGGAAGGATAAGAGTCAAGTCACTGATGAAGTAGATGACAATAATGTTGCTTCACCAAAATTCAGGAACAAGGAGAAGGTTTTGGTCACTTGCTCTAGGCGCATCAGTTACAG GTACCGACATTTGATGTTGAACTTGGTGTCACTTTTGCCGCATTGCAAGAAGGATAGCAAGGTTGAATCAAAAGAAACTAAAGGCGCTACCCTTAACGAGCTTGTGGAGCTCAAAAGTTGTTCctcatgtttattttttgag TGCAGGAAGGGAAAAGATCTTTATCTCTGGATGGCCAAATGCCCCGGTGGCCCATCTGTAAAGTTTTTAGTTAGTGCAG TGCATACAATGGAGGAGTTGAAGCTCACGGGAAATCACCTAAAGGGTTCTCGTCCACTTTTGACGTTTTctgcaaattttgaaaaagatgcACATTGGAAACTGTTAAAGGAGATGTTGTTACAG aTATTTGAAATACCAAAGGACCATCGAAAAGCTAAGCCCTTCCATgatcatgtttttgttttctcaatAGCTGATGACCATATATGGTTCCGGAATTACCag ATTTCTGTTCATCATAATGAATCAGACAAATTACCAAGGGGAGGCCTTGATAAAATGACATTGATTGAG GTCGGTCCACGGTTCTGCTTGAACCCAATCAAAATATTTGGTGGCAGTTTTGGTGGCCCAACATTGTATGAGAATCCATTCTATGTATCTCCAAATCAG ATTCGAGCTttggagaaaaagaagaagtctGGAAAGTTTGCTAAGAAGGTCAAAGCAAAGACAAGGAGGAAAATGCATGAGATGTCTAATCCTTTGGAGCCTGATGAGTTTGCAGATATGTGGAAAGATTGA